The nucleotide sequence TTATTTATCCAACacgtaattttaaaaaaatacaaaataatataaataataataatatgaatgaaatatttctgtaaattataaataaagactatttattttatatatggaaTAATTCATAGGCATTAAAATGTCAAACGAAACGTCAGAAGTCAAAACAAATCTGAGAATTCGCTTTCAAGATTCgtgataaaaatttatacaactGAACACGAACTGAGAAGTGAGATCCAGATAAAGTAGACTACCGAACTGTCAGAGTGATCAGATGTAACTAATCGAACGTAGttatatataaaagaagaattcCAACAATGTCAAATTacttaaatatcaattttgttagAAGTATTACTCACCATACATTCTAGTTCTTGAAGAAGTTCATAGTTGAGATCTGGACTACGTTTATCTTCGATCTCctcatcttcattttcttcatcaCTAAGAATTTCTTCCTCAAATATCTCGATTTTTGCCAAAATTATCAACGGATCGTTCAAGATACTATTTATAACTTCTTTGTTAATCTGAACGGTGTTATTAATTTTCTCGACGATTTCGTGCATCGTGGATTTGTTGCCGTTTTCTAAAATAATCTTAAACGAAGCGTTTCTTTCGAAATTATCATTTCCTATGCACGAAACCGTACAGAAAAACATGTGTTTTTTCGAATCGGTTGTTCGATTTACCAAATAAAGTTCTTCTGAATATGGAAATAGATAATTTACGTTATGATTGTTGACGAAatctatttcgaaaaattcctcGTTTTGTATTAACATTTTGTGTTTAGTCTCGAAATGATTCAGAAGTTTTTCAACGAAACCTTTCCAACTGCAAGGTGGAGTAGTGATTGCTGggcaattgtattttttaaaagtacaaATTTTTTCATGCTGAGCCACATCTCGAGGATACAAAGTGATTTTGCAACCATTTTCTTTATTGCAACAaggaaatttaatatttttggcTAATATTTCGTAAGCTTCGTTGTGTATCCCGTTTTCGGGGTAGGGGCATCTACCGCAAGTAGAGCCCCCTTTGTAACAATATATCGGAAATTGGGATAAAATTTTTTGGCATGTTGCACAGAGGAGATGAGGTAAGTTTTTTAGTTGTAAAGAGTTTGTAACACTATTCattctataaaagaaaaaaaatgatcgtATTTTCAATGTACAACTCAAATTTATGACAAACAACACAACaggacaaaaaaattgaaaaaaaaatacccaaaTTGTCTTTTAATTATTTCCATCACAAATCAAcactcaaagaaaaaaaattttagaaaaaattgtagtACTACACAGTTTTTTAAATCAGTACAGCAAGAAAAATCGGTTACTTCTCTCCACAAGAAAAGAactataaactaattttttccccaaaaacattatttcaatAGTTACTTATCTAGATTTAAACTAAATATAGTACCAAAAAACTactaaatgtttcaaaaattcccccaaaaaataatctatttttataacaatcaCTACGTAATATccttaattatatatatatatttagtcATCAGATAAACAACATAGTTGgatacaattttgataaactaGTTAAACTCGTTTTATACTAATTTGAAGTTAATAGAAGTCTGTAAATAGTATTGACTCCAAAGTAACTTCACCCTAAAGTCCAGTttagaaatgaatattataaataacaaatacaaaCCTCCCAAGtatgaaataataaactaataacTTACCTTGGTTTGAATCAACAATATTAGATTACAAAttttaactcaaaataaatgttttatttgttatatacctatatataacataatttcatcaattaaacAACTTCGGCACCACTTCATAAACACACTATTTCGTTTGCGGTTAGGACAGATCtgaaattttagtaattttccTTAATTATTAGCTTTGTTCGTGATAGTTGATTGGAACACATTCCGAATAAATTCTGTTCATCTTTTGACGTTTCTTTAGCGCATTCTCTGTTTAGAATATGTATAACCACGaatgatttatgaatttttatactCTATAGCTTATCTAACGTTTTTTAACGTAGTTTGTTGTAAATACCACGATATAATTGCTCTAGTCCGAGGAAATATTGATAcgtaatcaaaataaaattcagaaTTAGAAATTTGTGCTACACAAACACAGAATTTATAATCCCGAACGTGCTTTATTAGTACCGAGACTGAACAATTTCAAACTGAATCTGATGACAAATATGTTTGAGAGCAGAACGCGAACAAAGTTATAATACaaactaaaattttgatttaattgcTTATCATTTACGTTGTCATGTGTCATTTATATTAGTGTAGATTTTACTTACACTTATACACAATGATATAAGATTTGTGTGTGataaatgaataatatgaatttcgATTTAGTGATGATTCACTATTTAatgttatttgttaattattaatttgatattcgtacGCGatttatagtttgaaaaaaaatgaattaataattattagtttttagattatattttgatattgttcaCTTTCGGTAagttatgtttatttttatttatatgataatttaatttaaataagttaaaatTATCATGGGCGTAGGGGTTTCACCTAACCGCCATAACCGTATTTTTATGTAGAGAAAAGTAGAACGTGATTATTACGTTTAGTTGAATTATTTAGTATAAATAGTTTATATTGtgttaaaaactaaattaatattttggtgataagtttattgaaatataggttaaattattgttagtacgatatattttaaaaaggtttttttcTTCGTGTAacttaatatttgattaaatttgtgtattgtatttaaattcagagaaatttgattttgaacACAATCAGGTATAATTGCCTATTGAATGTTTTTAACTATTTGTAGGCAAAGATGAGTGCTTGTGTTTCCCTACCTTCGGATATATTGGAATCTTTAATTTGCTCAAATTGTAGCAACTATTTGTCTGTATTTCCAATTTATACAAAGATTGATAATTCAGGTGCATTATGCGGCCGATGCAAGGTCGCGGaagttgataaatatttaaaagacgaAGCTTACGAATGCATAGCTCAATTTTTAACTTTTCCATGCATGTATACCAAAAACGGATGCACCGAGAATCATATTCCGACAAAATTAGAACAGCATGAACGACGGTGTTCCTGGCAAAAATTGGGTTGTCCGagcaaaaattattcaaaatgtcaGTGGATAGGACATAGATCTGATTTAGAGAAACATTTCGCTTCACAGCATCCAAATCTCGTATTAAAAGATCGTCAATTTCAATTAAGTTTCATAAATTCACTAGAAGAAACATATTTGTTGTCTTATATGGaagaattgtttattttaaaaaaggaaatcgACGCCATGAAAGCGAATTGCTATTGTTCGGTACAACATCTTCAATCGAGTGAAGAATCTAATAGTTTCGGTTACTCATTAAAAATTGAGAGCAGTGATAAGAACTACTTCTTTAATTGCCCTGAAAAAAGTACTTGCAGTGATGAAAAGTTGAATTGCACCCAAATTACTGCCgatattatcaaagaaaaactcTTTGGATCGGATTCAGTTATAGTTAATGTCAATATTTAGTTAACAATGCGGGGCTTGTTTTACAAGAAGAAACAGTTGAAGATGCTGATAAAACAAAGgtatgttgaaatttttatcaaaactcTCGTTATATAACGCGATTTTTCACTTcctgtttttttcaattattacaacgtTGCCGCTTTTAActgtttataaaaatgattttgcaACACTCTTTCTTGataaataaagtaattattccatgttatataaataaaaatatttttaattgtataattatatcattataagtcggaattttatttaaaattgatatttatcttaaaaaaattgacacatAAAAATCTTTGTAAATATGGCAACTGTGTGATTTATAACTGAGCTGGGGTCAATGGAACATAATGGCGTTGTTGTCATTATGACCAAACAGAAATTTTGTGTAcagtaaatttttttggtttcattcattttattaagCATTAACATTGtgaaatttcgtcaaaaatgtaaaataatcattatttgtGAGTGTTTGGTATGTGAAagttaaatgatatttattcagttTCACCTGTCTGTCAGTACGAATTTCAAGGTTATGATACATTGTCTTAAACCAGTGACGTACTTATCCGTAAAATATTCatcttataaataattgttatatacTATTgacatataatttttaactaaCTTAACATTGAccttaaaatatcaaaataatttatttattagttatttttttttctctgaataTATCTATAACTAGTTCAAATGTCAATGATGAGATTttgatcatttaaaaatttatttcaagtgtttttgtgttatttttttgtatatacccCTAGTTAGACACGTTTTAATTACTTAATACTTTGCGAATATACGAAGGTTGTTCAAGAAAATCCAACTTCAACCTGAAGATGCTAGCACTTTTTTTGGAGGTATTTGAATTtgtgttgataatttttttcgtttatttataTCTGTACCCCTAATtgagacaaatttttaaaaaaccatgtaaatatacgaggtttcttcaaaaaaaatcaagatatcACCACTTATTCAATAAATTAGGATTTGCGCATGCGTTGAAAGATTTTCACTCAAATTTCGGCCATTTTGGacacttattttcaatttgacaATCGTGTAATTGAGTCTTTgtgagatttttttaaaatgaaaaaaattgagcatCCAGGTAATGagagatattttttttgtaaggcAATACGCCTAAATCTGCGATAACAAGCGGAATCATcggaaaaattaatcaaatgaTACAGGAAAACTATTTGATTGAGGTTAGAGTGACGATATACGGTTTCAGCAAATTGAATCGATGTTTTTGCATCACTTCATAACTGTAGTTGAAAAATGGACCCgctattgaaaagaaaaaaactttttcctgtttcctaacctcaaagtttcacaTGCAggaaaatacaattgaaaaatattatttttgttgtaagGTTAGTGACTTTACGAACAACCCCCGtatatgcaatttttttttcgcaaattattttatttgtactcgttatattattgaaaatttattttattttcgttagtatttttaattttaaaacaagaaatGTTACGCCACTGGCCATCACATGAACAgtatttacaatgttgccagaCTTTTTTTTCTACTACAGAAAtgcttataaattttatttagtcttttatcaagattttcttatattcagtatttattataaatcgtACTCTTTAActgacttttttttatatacgacGGTAATCCAAAAAGTAATAGACATTTTCGAGATCAACTTTTAGATTGTATGGTTATAGCGCATTTGTTTTtactatatattaattaaatcattaaaatacaGGGGGTGATGAAAAAATAcggtaaattattttattaataccAAATCAAAATCgaagagaaattttttaaatagttcaaATTATGTTGTTCATGGATGAGTATAGCAAATATGGCGTCGGTGTACTACGAAAACGTTTATTATTTTCAGGAAAACAGTTTGGAATTCAAGGTGAATTGGGACTTATTGGCAGAAATGGAATGTCCAATTTGCTATAATTACATGCTACCACCGATATTCCAATGTATCCATGGTCATAGTTTATGCGGAGCTTGTAAAGAGAATATAAACGGGATCTGCAAAAAAGTCGTTAAAGATACCAGGAACTTTACACTAGAAAAAACGGCGAACCGTTTACTATATCCCTGCAAATTTCACAAATCCGGTTGCACTTATTCGTGTCTAGCAACCGAAATAAAAGAGCATCAAAGTAGTTGCAGATTCGGTCCTCAAGAATGTCCATTAAGCGATTCCACTGATTGCAGTTGGAGTGGTTTCCATTCCGAAGTTTTCGCTCACGTGGAAAACAACCACAACGACGATATTCTAAAAGGCGATAAAATCGAAATACCTTTCGAAAGGGATCGAACGTCCAGCGTGGTGTATTTGATCGAAcgcaaaaaaaaaattttcaaattatgttaCGCATTCGACGGATCGAAATTTTATTGGTGCGTGCAATTGGTTGGATTTTCGGAGGTAGCCAAAGATTACAGGTTCGAGGTCGATTTGATAGATTTGAGCGGTTCAAAGTTGAGGTTTTATCACTTGGGGTTGGTGGTACCGCTCACGAAATTGGCGGATTGTTACAAATGTCCCGGAAAATTCGTCGTGGCTACGTTGGAACAAGTGGAAAATTTCGTTACCAATTCCATTTGTTTCAGGGTtaacattgttgaaaaatgattCTTTCTATTCGTTTTAGAATCAACGTTGTTgagaatatgattttttttgttattttttctattttttacgcATAGGTCTTTGTTTTTTGGGGAGTATCTTACGAGGGCTGTCGAAAAAGTAAGAAACGAAATATTGGAAACAAATGGTTATAATTGGCCATAAACATTAGTGATAGACAAGttgctttttcttcttcttttttggaaaattgtgaaaatcactAGGCACAGAATCGAAATTATAGGGGAGGAAATCTTTCAATTAGTCATTTTAAGTCGGGTATTGTCGTGATAAAACTagttttgaacaatttttcgtgaaaattgtGTTCCCCCACTCCATAGACTGTAGTTTTGTCTCTCAATCGACTCAAACCAACGTTTCGTCACCGATTCAGTTACGAATCACCAATAAAGTGTCTAGAAATGGCGTTATTTTGGAATATATACCGATAATTTTCGAGATCAAGATGTcgaacattttttacttttttaaaaacccttgtatatcatttattttattccgacaatatatatgtatttagttttaatagtttttaaatcaTGTATAAtgtccaaaataaaaaataaacgtataaaactgtttttactttcaatttttataaaaataatctcgTGCGTAGCGCTCAAGCCTTTCCTGTACGTTGTTTAGTTTCTAAGCAAACATGAATAGAAATTTTCAAGTCAGAAATTGACTGTAAAAAACGTTTATTCATTGAACAACCGAGAAAAAGTTCGAATCATCTCGAATTCACGCTTGCGTGGAACGAAATATATACgatttgttacattttttatagtattacTTCAACTGGAATAATTAAAGGAGTTAATAATCTATCTTTATCTATTATATAAGAATCGATTCTGTCATTGCGAACAGCTGATGAATGTAGAATCGTGAACGATCGTTTGACGTCGTTCTGTCATTGTTTTTCGATGGAAACAGTTCATGAGAAATTAATTCATAGGTATTCAATCTTTCTGGTTTTttgattatgaatatttgtttgcttgtaaactgtattttttactattaaaaattaaactattaattttgtgTCAATTATCTTTTTGTATGCTTtaaaaatagacaaaattaATCGATTATGCATTCGAAATGTAGTTCTTGAATGTATTGCTGTACAAAATTCTAAATCACGGAATTTCATGTTGAAACCATTGATAAATTAGATGTCATTGAACTGGGTAACAAAGAACAGAGCCGGACTGATTCGAATTAGAATAAATtagtatttattcaaaaaataatgaaaatatacagtAAATAGTTAGAAATAAGTATAGTTATGATTgtaaattgtatattaaaaaaaatagtaccatacgagttttttttcaattatagagaaaattattgaaaaattaaccaaaatataaaaaagggagtaaataaaacaaatttaaacaaaaaattatattttaatacaaattataaacaatttatatataacatatagCACATACGAAGAAAGCTGAAAGcaatacaaatttcaaaacgAATCTGTAGGTAGGAAGCATTACCgaaaatttcgataaatgtgatttaaaaaaaatgtagtcTTTCGTTTTGTATcgaatataaaattcaaattagtgAACCAAACCGCCAAAATTAATTCAACACTggattttaaaacaaaaactacTGAATTAAATTACGTAACAGTGCCTCCATCTATGTACCAAATAGTAAACTATCAATCAGTAACAGGTGACGTGTTCAAGAGAGATGTAGTAGCACAAACCGATTAGAGCTTGCTCtaaataggaaaatttttttgattatttgacaAATGTCGAGAAATTTGAACGTCacaaaccaaatatttttaaatcgggtttattttttgaattcgatagatttcaaaataataaaaattttgacagtttaGTTTGACaccaatttagaaaaaaaaatcgaagcCTTTCGATTTTATTTCCTAACTGAATCAtggaaatatatagaaaaaaaaaacaaatatatacgagtgaaaaataattttaatgtgaaaatatatacagggtggtcaTTATTATTTACCGAAACGTAAAGGATCgtttaaattgacaaaaatatgaaaaaaatgttaatttgaaaaaataattatgaaaattggatATATGTTCATAAATGAAGAAGGTATACTTGAACTACCATGACGATTTAttaatttctgtaaaaattcagagaataataataaaatataaacaaaaaatataaaaatagatttttttttattagaatttagatcattttatttttttttctaatgtcTACGAATTACTaggaatcaaaaataaaaattacagcGATATTTATAAGGAAATAATGAAGCTCGTAAAAAGATTGCCAGCTCGCTGAGgtattataatagattttattcagtatttattAAAAGCCACGATTAATATTTCAAGAATAACCCATAAAGTGATTTTGAAgcaattttgaatatatattatataaaaaaataaatataatatgttaaaataatatcaatttaattaaatatcgatatttttttgaattcgaCTAAATTTTTTGGCACTTAAATCGACACAAGGAAAAATTAACgcgataaaaataattttcatacaaTTCCAGAGCAGtgttgatatttatttacaattttttttcggtACAATCAGCACATTAGCGAATAATTAGAGGAacgattttataattaaaaagataCACTAccccaaaaaaatattagtatcatagaatttcgaaaaaaaattgataatagacTCGCGGGGTTTtgggtacatttgaactactatttgCGTAAAATTGCTTGGGATTTGATTAATGTTATTgaagttgaagaaaatgaaCAATAAGAGATGATTTGATGGCTAAAATTTGTTATGTTGTTTTGATGAAAtcttttagtgaaaaattttgaaattatgatttatacgaaaagaaaaaacttttttttaaattatatttggtTCTATGAAGATATTTGATACCAAAAtggttttattatgaaatttggtTGTAGATTTGAACTACTagacatttttatatgaaaaataattagaaaaaagtgatacaacgaaaataaacaagtaaatatgttaatttttttggaaaacgacttaaaatgtgatgaaatttgtagaaaataatgtttatacaGGATAAAAAGATCAATAGAAAGAAATTTACTTTGGTAAAAGTGTTATAGTCTATTTGGAAAGTAGAAAAGTGTAGAAAAGGcattttgatatgaaaatggcttcaaaaaaagtcaaaaaaacagaaaaatttgataattttgacaGTAAACACCAAAATTTGCATCGTTTGAACGAAAAatagttatttcgaaaatatagtaACTATTAAGACGATCCGTTATAGTAggtatgattttttttcgattaaagTTATTTTAGGGTATATTTGACCTACTAATCAAGTTTTCAACTCTAAATGAggaataaaaaagttatagtcTATTTGGAAAGTAAAAAGgtctatataaaattttttcaaggaaaaaaatGGCTCAAAACAAGTTTGACAATATTTAGACaaaaaagagtaaaatttttaaagataaattgattatttcctatttatataaaaaaaaacattcaattttgatcaattaGAAAAATGATGACTTGTATTagggtacatttgaactacccattgtttacattttaataaaatcgtaGT is from Diorhabda sublineata isolate icDioSubl1.1 chromosome 1, icDioSubl1.1, whole genome shotgun sequence and encodes:
- the LOC130445460 gene encoding uncharacterized protein LOC130445460; protein product: MNSVTNSLQLKNLPHLLCATCQKILSQFPIYCYKGGSTCGRCPYPENGIHNEAYEILAKNIKFPCCNKENGCKITLYPRDVAQHEKICTFKKYNCPAITTPPCSWKGFVEKLLNHFETKHKMLIQNEEFFEIDFVNNHNVNYLFPYSEELYLVNRTTDSKKHMFFCTVSCIGNDNFERNASFKIILENGNKSTMHEIVEKINNTVQINKEVINSILNDPLIILAKIEIFEEEILSDEENEDEEIEDKRSPDLNYELLQELECMVCLEYMVPPIYQCIIGHSICTDCKKSVSECPTCRSEFQNTQNFALAQIIQHINYPCKFKRCDHMAKAKDIKLHEATCVHSLYKCPLRDYFDCNKEMGYKDIYDHVESQHYENLLELDTVTMPFYRQENNPLETNIDDCFIIKHDSLLFKVHFTFMDESFMFAGQFIGPSGESTKYHFEVEIYDTYGHDCRALMSKPCGPMTGNETAFDDDRYNVIFSYDQLEHFINKQFTFTIRIIEI
- the LOC130442101 gene encoding uncharacterized protein LOC130442101; amino-acid sequence: MSACVSLPSDILESLICSNCSNYLSVFPIYTKIDNSGALCGRCKVAEVDKYLKDEAYECIAQFLTFPCMYTKNGCTENHIPTKLEQHERRCSWQKLGCPSKNYSKCQWIGHRSDLEKHFASQHPNLVLKDRQFQLSFINSLEETYLLSYMEELFILKKEIDAMKANCYCSVQHLQSSEESNSFGYSLKIESSDKNYFFNCPEKSTCSDEKLNCTQITADIIKEKLFGSDSVIVNVNIYIYYKSYSLTDFFLYTTVIQKENSLEFKVNWDLLAEMECPICYNYMLPPIFQCIHGHSLCGACKENINGICKKVVKDTRNFTLEKTANRLLYPCKFHKSGCTYSCLATEIKEHQSSCRFGPQECPLSDSTDCSWSGFHSEVFAHVENNHNDDILKGDKIEIPFERDRTSSVVYLIERKKKIFKLCYAFDGSKFYWCVQLVGFSEVAKDYRFEVDLIDLSGSKLRFYHLGLVVPLTKLADCYKCPGKFVVATLEQVENFVTNSICFRVNIVEK